A stretch of Blautia liquoris DNA encodes these proteins:
- a CDS encoding DUF2075 domain-containing protein, which produces MGREIAPIVCKITDDERGLKEFESKVHASGKENDIMLQFPTVYIHNWKDKEDFEVYIGESNNIIQRTKQHYSNQADPDKWQYQLTTHNSTLYIIGHEHFNKSLTLDIENRLMLYMMSVDHVRKIHNLRGNPQNKYYPANELDSIFRKVWKKLRKYNKELFPVESEIKDSAVFKASPLHKLTQEQENIKEIIIQKIFDSLYTGKKNQLIFVEGEAGTGKTVLNSSTFYEIFIRAEEKAEKGDNSIHCCMMVNHDEQITIYTQIVQKLGLTEKYNAVVCKPTTFINKHTKTDRVNVAFIDEAHLLLTQGKQSYRGENQLQDIIDRADVTVAMFDENQVLTTDQYWESDILEKFKEQARKSNNLFELTNQLRMRAPEDIIDWIDNFTKNQQINQIPNNQGKYELRIFKNPEALELAIKDKAADDNHKLSRLIATYDWAYNNKDTKKRISKYWEVSIGKWHKPWNRELKKAPELKKDKALKSLSWAEQPQTIDEVGSTFTIQGFDLNYAGVILGPSVKYRNGKVVFDPSEKNYKRMTQNRTLSNGKKMKFGETLTKHEVRVLMTRGVEGLYIYACDKELRDALITAYRREKI; this is translated from the coding sequence ATGGGAAGAGAGATAGCACCCATCGTTTGTAAAATCACAGACGATGAACGTGGTTTAAAAGAATTTGAAAGCAAAGTACATGCCTCTGGAAAAGAGAATGATATTATGCTGCAGTTTCCAACCGTGTATATACATAATTGGAAAGACAAAGAAGATTTTGAAGTATATATTGGTGAATCAAATAATATTATCCAGAGAACTAAACAACATTATTCCAACCAGGCAGATCCCGACAAATGGCAATATCAGCTGACAACACATAATTCCACCTTATATATTATTGGACACGAACATTTTAACAAATCTTTGACTTTAGATATAGAAAATCGATTGATGCTTTATATGATGAGCGTTGATCATGTGAGAAAAATCCATAATCTAAGGGGAAATCCGCAAAATAAGTACTATCCTGCAAATGAACTTGATAGTATTTTCAGAAAAGTATGGAAAAAGCTTCGGAAATATAATAAGGAACTCTTTCCTGTTGAAAGTGAAATAAAGGATTCAGCTGTGTTTAAGGCGTCACCTCTTCATAAACTCACACAAGAACAAGAAAACATTAAAGAAATTATCATTCAAAAAATCTTTGATTCACTGTATACTGGAAAAAAGAACCAACTCATTTTTGTTGAAGGCGAAGCCGGTACCGGAAAAACAGTTCTTAATAGCAGTACCTTTTATGAAATATTTATTAGAGCAGAAGAAAAAGCGGAAAAGGGCGATAACTCAATACACTGCTGCATGATGGTAAATCATGATGAGCAGATCACAATATACACTCAAATTGTCCAGAAGTTAGGTCTTACTGAAAAATATAATGCGGTTGTATGCAAGCCAACTACATTTATCAATAAACATACTAAAACTGATCGCGTTAATGTCGCTTTTATCGATGAAGCCCATTTACTGCTAACGCAGGGAAAGCAGTCCTATCGTGGTGAAAACCAGCTTCAGGATATTATTGACAGAGCAGATGTTACTGTTGCAATGTTTGATGAAAATCAGGTTCTTACGACGGACCAATATTGGGAATCAGATATCTTAGAGAAATTCAAAGAACAAGCCAGGAAATCCAACAACTTATTTGAGTTAACTAATCAGTTAAGAATGCGGGCCCCTGAGGATATTATAGATTGGATAGATAACTTTACAAAGAATCAACAGATCAATCAGATTCCAAATAATCAGGGAAAATATGAGCTAAGAATCTTTAAAAATCCGGAAGCTCTTGAACTTGCAATTAAAGACAAGGCAGCTGACGACAATCACAAACTATCAAGATTAATTGCTACCTACGACTGGGCATACAATAACAAGGATACAAAAAAGCGCATATCCAAGTATTGGGAAGTGTCAATCGGAAAATGGCATAAACCGTGGAACAGGGAGTTGAAAAAAGCTCCAGAACTCAAAAAAGACAAAGCATTGAAGTCATTATCATGGGCAGAACAGCCACAAACAATAGATGAAGTAGGCTCCACTTTTACAATTCAGGGGTTTGATTTAAATTATGCGGGTGTTATCCTTGGACCATCAGTTAAATACCGTAATGGCAAAGTGGTTTTTGATCCATCCGAAAAAAATTATAAGAGAATGACACAGAATCGCACCTTATCGAATGGTAAAAAAATGAAGTTTGGAGAGACATTAACGAAACATGAGGTACGGGTACTAATGACACGGGGCGTTGAAGGATTATACATATATGCCTGTGATAAAGAACTTAGAGACGCTCTGATTACAGCATATAGAAGGGAGAAAATATAA
- a CDS encoding AAA family ATPase — protein MGFYLNSNKPVSLYLSETRNPYFVDKTEILCELMPLVERGNQYICITRPRRFGKTIMANMIGAFFGKNNKGVMFDTLSVAAQEGYNKHRNQHNVICISLNEMPGTRTYAAYIDRIKQKLLDDLMKAYPEAAISETDTLWDALNTIHEESEEEKFIFVLDEWDFIFHRSFVTDEDKISYISFLSSLLKDQPYVELAYMTGILPIAKYSSGSEINMFLEYTMASKERFGEYFGFTDNEVKMLYERYKTNTLEPMVTLKGLRKWYDGYETMSGVKLYNPRSIVASLSDNQLADYWTSSGPYDEVFYYVKNNIAGVRDDIAKMIAGEEVRAQVSEYSATSTEIKTRDEVLSEKGK, from the coding sequence ATGGGCTTTTATCTTAATAGTAATAAACCTGTTTCGCTTTACCTCAGTGAAACCAGGAATCCCTATTTTGTTGATAAGACAGAGATATTATGTGAACTTATGCCTCTTGTAGAGAGAGGAAATCAGTATATTTGTATCACGCGGCCGCGAAGGTTCGGGAAGACCATCATGGCAAACATGATCGGCGCATTCTTTGGAAAAAACAATAAAGGTGTTATGTTTGATACTCTGAGCGTGGCAGCGCAGGAAGGATATAATAAGCATAGAAATCAGCATAATGTAATCTGTATCAGCCTCAATGAGATGCCGGGAACAAGAACATACGCGGCATATATTGATCGTATTAAGCAAAAATTACTTGATGATCTGATGAAGGCTTATCCGGAGGCAGCAATTAGTGAAACAGATACGCTTTGGGATGCATTAAATACCATACATGAAGAGAGCGAAGAGGAGAAGTTCATTTTTGTATTGGACGAGTGGGATTTTATCTTCCATAGAAGCTTTGTAACAGACGAAGATAAGATAAGCTATATTTCATTTTTAAGTAGTTTGTTAAAAGATCAGCCTTATGTGGAACTTGCTTATATGACAGGTATTCTCCCGATTGCAAAGTACTCCAGTGGTTCAGAAATTAATATGTTTTTAGAGTATACGATGGCATCTAAAGAACGCTTTGGTGAATATTTCGGGTTCACTGACAATGAAGTAAAGATGCTGTATGAACGTTATAAGACAAATACTCTCGAGCCTATGGTAACATTGAAAGGATTACGGAAGTGGTACGATGGATATGAAACGATGAGTGGAGTCAAACTTTATAATCCTCGATCAATCGTAGCGTCTTTGTCGGACAATCAGCTTGCAGACTATTGGACAAGTTCCGGACCATATGATGAAGTATTTTATTATGTGAAGAATAATATTGCAGGTGTTCGAGATGATATAGCTAAGATGATTGCGGGAGAAGAGGTTCGGGCTCAAGTCTCAGAGTACTCTGCCACATCGACGGAAATCAAGACACGAGATGAGGTTTTATCTGAAAAAGGGAAATGA
- a CDS encoding LacI family DNA-binding transcriptional regulator encodes MSRHKTTMRDIARECNVSVATVSYVLNHSEKERISHETRLKIMETATRLHYELHVSGEPRLKNQSRLVAIIVNLKVENCSSKKLMFYDLASELSNQLKLSGFQTILINSKNLSEDVSFTTRHHPDALFIIDADDTVTEQFTKDYYIPILFLDCENNNPLFCKIHPDYSDLVNQAKHMLHDEYPFLILEDICNIPIRNQFLDWFLPTDIFINTPGSDLTCFLRNHKDQTGIVIGDILGMQVEQYFRSDSLVIISSLGNTSLIRSDIKKLYVRNKEKAIIASNILNEMLLLDYSAENENRILLKASLK; translated from the coding sequence ATGTCTCGTCATAAAACCACTATGCGTGATATTGCAAGAGAGTGTAATGTCTCTGTCGCTACCGTATCCTATGTATTAAATCATTCCGAAAAAGAAAGAATCAGTCATGAAACTCGTCTAAAGATTATGGAAACTGCAACCAGGCTTCATTATGAACTTCATGTCAGCGGCGAACCACGTCTGAAGAATCAAAGCCGACTGGTCGCTATTATCGTCAATCTGAAGGTAGAAAACTGTTCCAGTAAAAAGCTGATGTTCTATGATCTCGCCTCGGAACTGAGCAATCAATTAAAACTTTCCGGATTTCAGACAATCCTGATTAATTCCAAGAACTTGTCGGAAGATGTATCCTTCACTACCAGACACCATCCGGATGCTTTATTCATCATTGACGCCGATGACACCGTGACAGAGCAGTTCACAAAAGACTATTACATTCCGATACTCTTTTTAGACTGTGAAAATAACAATCCTTTATTCTGCAAAATACATCCGGATTATTCTGATCTGGTGAATCAGGCAAAACACATGCTGCATGACGAATATCCATTCCTTATTCTTGAAGATATCTGCAATATTCCTATACGAAATCAGTTTTTGGACTGGTTTTTGCCAACGGATATCTTCATCAATACACCCGGGTCGGACCTGACATGCTTCCTGCGAAATCATAAGGACCAGACTGGCATCGTCATCGGTGACATCCTGGGAATGCAGGTGGAACAATACTTCCGCAGTGATTCCCTTGTGATCATATCAAGTCTTGGAAATACCTCCTTGATTCGCAGTGATATTAAAAAACTCTATGTCCGAAATAAAGAGAAAGCAATTATTGCCTCAAATATACTAAATGAAATGCTCCTTTTGGACTACAGTGCAGAAAACGAGAACAGAATTCTTCTGAAAGCATCTTTAAAGTAA
- a CDS encoding carbohydrate ABC transporter permease has product MKKERIKGLLLFLSQITLFGIELITGYWLNLFAGQIEHFSIRLYGGFFTKGIWGLFTLGEVQGAAGDNSTILMVKGIIAFIILVGFAVVYVYNLYDSLMPSIYLPDKDVGLKKTSRAKAKRKMFPYLVLSPSLIIIIFVVLMPIVFSILTAFTNYDTKHQPPANLIDWVGFDNFVKLVRVPVWSKTFGVVLIWNVIWALAATLSTFFMGLLQAMMLNSKYVKHKSFFQTIYILPWAIPGMISLLVFRNLLNGQFSPVNQILLNAGLISERIPFLTNPVLAKICIIGVNLWMGFPTFMVMILGVLSNQDVSLYEAAQIDGANRMQVFAHIKLPLLMRAMSPLLVMNLAGNFNNFGAIYFLTSGGPTNPKLQFAGDTDILISWIYKLTLNQRMYSMAAVMNILIFIFIAAVSIWNFSRTNAFQEI; this is encoded by the coding sequence GTGAAAAAAGAAAGAATAAAAGGGCTTCTGCTTTTTCTGTCGCAGATAACTTTATTTGGGATAGAGCTTATTACGGGGTACTGGCTTAATTTATTTGCAGGCCAGATCGAACATTTCAGTATACGTCTCTATGGTGGCTTTTTTACAAAGGGAATCTGGGGATTGTTTACTCTGGGTGAGGTGCAGGGAGCAGCGGGTGATAACTCAACGATTCTAATGGTGAAAGGAATTATTGCTTTCATTATACTTGTTGGATTTGCAGTAGTCTATGTCTACAATCTGTATGACAGTCTAATGCCATCTATATACCTTCCGGACAAGGATGTGGGGCTTAAAAAAACCTCACGCGCTAAAGCAAAACGCAAGATGTTTCCTTATCTTGTACTGTCTCCATCGCTGATCATTATTATCTTTGTAGTTCTGATGCCAATTGTATTTTCAATTCTCACGGCTTTTACGAACTATGATACAAAACATCAGCCACCGGCAAATTTAATTGACTGGGTAGGATTTGATAATTTTGTGAAGCTCGTCCGTGTTCCAGTCTGGAGCAAGACATTTGGAGTGGTTCTGATCTGGAATGTTATATGGGCACTGGCTGCAACGCTTTCAACATTCTTTATGGGTCTTTTACAGGCGATGATGCTTAATAGTAAATATGTGAAACACAAGTCGTTTTTCCAAACAATTTATATACTGCCGTGGGCAATCCCCGGGATGATTTCGCTTTTGGTTTTTCGAAATCTGCTGAATGGACAGTTCAGTCCGGTGAATCAGATTTTGCTGAATGCTGGTCTGATATCGGAACGGATTCCATTTCTTACGAATCCTGTTTTGGCAAAAATCTGTATTATAGGGGTAAACCTCTGGATGGGGTTTCCGACTTTCATGGTGATGATTCTTGGTGTACTGTCTAATCAGGACGTGAGCCTGTATGAGGCAGCACAGATTGACGGAGCCAACCGGATGCAGGTATTTGCTCATATAAAACTGCCTTTGCTTATGAGGGCAATGTCTCCGCTTCTTGTCATGAACCTGGCTGGAAACTTTAATAATTTTGGAGCTATATATTTCCTTACCAGCGGAGGACCTACAAATCCTAAACTGCAGTTTGCCGGAGATACGGATATTTTGATTTCATGGATATATAAACTAACTCTGAACCAGAGGATGTATAGTATGGCTGCGGTAATGAATATTCTGATCTTTATTTTTATAGCAGCTGTTTCAATATGGAATTTCAGCAGAACAAATGCATTTCAGGAAATATAA
- a CDS encoding sugar ABC transporter permease, protein MKKKYNGKSVMGWALVHLELIGVALFVIVPIFWIIISSFNQGNGLASATLIPKELTLDNYKNLFLNTNYAKWFKNSFLIAVLNAVISVALIMLTAWIMSRFQFKGRKTGLMTILIISMFPTFLSMTAIYTLFWNFGLLNKPYALVIIYASGAIPYNVWLVKGYLDGIPKDIDEAAYIDGSTYFHTFTRIILPLSKPIITYCAVSQFMSPWMDYILPNLLLSSDENKTLAVGLFSMISGKENSNFTMFAGGAVLIAVPITILFMFFQKYLVQGISAGANKG, encoded by the coding sequence ATGAAAAAAAAATATAACGGGAAGTCAGTGATGGGGTGGGCCCTAGTGCATCTGGAACTGATTGGTGTCGCTTTGTTTGTCATTGTACCAATATTTTGGATTATTATTTCTTCTTTTAATCAGGGGAACGGACTGGCATCTGCGACGCTCATTCCAAAAGAGCTGACACTGGATAACTATAAGAACCTGTTCCTGAATACAAATTATGCTAAATGGTTTAAGAACTCTTTCCTTATTGCGGTTTTAAATGCCGTTATCAGTGTTGCACTTATCATGCTGACAGCATGGATTATGTCGAGATTTCAATTTAAGGGCAGGAAGACGGGTCTGATGACAATTTTAATTATATCAATGTTCCCGACGTTTTTATCAATGACTGCAATTTATACTTTGTTCTGGAATTTCGGGCTTTTAAACAAGCCCTATGCACTGGTTATTATCTACGCATCGGGAGCCATTCCTTATAATGTTTGGCTGGTGAAAGGATATCTGGATGGAATTCCAAAGGATATTGATGAGGCGGCATACATAGATGGCAGTACTTATTTTCATACCTTTACTAGAATCATACTACCCTTGTCTAAGCCGATCATTACATACTGTGCAGTATCGCAGTTTATGTCTCCTTGGATGGACTATATTCTGCCGAATCTTCTGTTGTCGAGTGATGAAAATAAAACTTTGGCAGTTGGTCTTTTCAGTATGATTTCGGGTAAAGAGAATTCCAACTTTACCATGTTTGCAGGAGGTGCAGTTCTAATCGCCGTCCCGATCACGATTTTGTTTATGTTTTTCCAGAAGTATCTTGTTCAGGGGATATCTGCAGGAGCCAACAAAGGGTGA
- a CDS encoding sugar ABC transporter substrate-binding protein, giving the protein MKKRWVLGLGTTVLAIGLAGCGQLPQDTSAANTNTKEESKSVSSSLSKSDDGKLEPEEGASLRFRTGDEEFGNAVAKLFEEKYKVPVKVEEGNSLDFTKDVMEAASGEGPDVFMSPHDKTLEGIQAGIFTELDPSLVESLESDISDVAMKTVTVDDKVYGVPVSIETNVMFYNKSVLKDKPASTFDELKKEAEEFNNQKENKFIYLSDVTTGSPIYPMLGTYGFRLFGENGTDEDHPGFDTPEFEKGLEVLADYHNIMPISSGDLSNADFLTNQFTEGKTGYLLGGPWNVKTFREAGVDFGVTNLVTYDGHEQKPFAFVQNAHVSAYTKYPKTAQLFAEFLVSPESAELLYSKAFKITSRSDITSVDGLKEDKELTAIAKAFEKSIPMPSAQRISAYWTITSNIGPAVFDQQMTPKEGAKKAQEDWDAFLQTE; this is encoded by the coding sequence GTGAAGAAGAGATGGGTTTTAGGTTTGGGAACTACGGTGCTGGCGATTGGGCTGGCCGGATGCGGGCAGCTTCCCCAAGATACGAGTGCTGCAAATACTAATACGAAAGAAGAATCAAAAAGTGTTTCGTCATCTCTGTCAAAAAGTGATGATGGAAAACTTGAGCCGGAGGAAGGAGCAAGTTTGAGATTTAGAACAGGGGATGAAGAATTTGGAAATGCGGTTGCAAAGCTTTTTGAGGAGAAATACAAAGTACCCGTTAAGGTTGAAGAAGGTAATTCATTAGATTTTACGAAAGATGTGATGGAAGCAGCGTCAGGAGAAGGACCAGATGTGTTTATGAGTCCGCATGATAAGACATTGGAGGGTATTCAGGCAGGAATCTTTACAGAACTAGATCCTTCACTGGTAGAAAGCCTGGAATCAGATATCAGTGATGTTGCGATGAAGACAGTCACAGTCGATGACAAGGTATATGGGGTTCCGGTTTCGATTGAGACAAATGTGATGTTTTACAATAAGTCAGTGCTAAAGGATAAACCGGCTTCCACATTTGACGAATTGAAAAAAGAAGCAGAAGAGTTTAACAACCAGAAGGAAAATAAGTTCATATATTTGTCAGATGTCACTACCGGATCACCGATTTATCCGATGCTTGGCACCTATGGTTTCCGGCTTTTCGGTGAAAATGGAACGGACGAAGACCACCCTGGCTTTGACACACCGGAATTCGAAAAAGGGCTGGAAGTTCTTGCGGATTATCACAATATTATGCCGATCTCATCTGGAGATCTGTCCAATGCTGATTTCCTTACGAATCAGTTTACGGAAGGAAAGACTGGTTATCTGCTCGGAGGTCCGTGGAATGTGAAGACCTTTCGTGAAGCGGGCGTCGACTTTGGCGTCACTAATCTGGTAACGTATGACGGTCATGAACAGAAACCATTTGCATTTGTGCAGAACGCACACGTATCTGCATATACAAAGTATCCAAAGACAGCTCAGTTGTTTGCAGAGTTTCTGGTGTCTCCGGAAAGCGCAGAACTTTTGTATTCGAAAGCCTTTAAGATTACTTCACGGTCAGATATTACATCTGTGGATGGATTAAAAGAGGACAAAGAATTAACTGCCATAGCGAAAGCTTTTGAAAAGAGTATTCCAATGCCCAGTGCTCAGAGGATTTCTGCCTATTGGACGATTACTTCGAATATTGGACCTGCAGTATTTGATCAGCAGATGACTCCGAAGGAAGGCGCAAAAAAGGCACAGGAAGACTGGGATGCATTCTTGCAGACAGAATAG
- a CDS encoding glycoside hydrolase family 13 protein — protein MNLQAICHRPKSNYAYAICDNTILIRIRTAKGDCKRVRLVIGVKHKWADKETYDMEKTASDHLFDYYQFSYQVRESQLGYYFLISDDTTTVVYSESGFSQKFDDENAYFHYFQYPYINEPDVHKVPEWVHKAVFYQIFVDRFARGNDGFQADLRPWGELPDPHSFYGGDLKGILDKLDYLCDLGINALYLTPIFKSPSNHKYDTCDYREVDPMFGDKETLVRLVCEAHKRGMRVVLDGVFNHCSWYLPQFQDVLRNGDKSKYKDWFYIESFPITRYSEKEVNDYSRPLDLSNLNYKVFATSPNMPKLNTENREIRQYLLDTVVYWMREADLDGWRLDVSDEVSHDFWREFRKVVKQENPDTLILGENWHNAYPWLIGDQFDGVMNYPFTKSAIETFAMERKNAADLAADLSGYLMQNTWQAQNAMLNLLDSHDTMRFLTWCDYDEEKLKMAWMLMFTYVGMPCIYYGDEIGMSGKGDPDCRRTFEWDENKWNLDLHEFVKDLIHIRKKRKSLQYGGIKIYTEDEVFYLYREHREEKTLMVLNLTQKTIALERGWKCALTTRKFEDGNMNSTSSAIFYL, from the coding sequence TTGAATTTACAAGCGATTTGCCATAGACCAAAAAGTAACTATGCATATGCCATCTGTGACAACACAATTCTTATTCGGATCCGAACAGCAAAAGGCGACTGCAAGAGAGTTCGTTTGGTAATTGGTGTAAAGCACAAGTGGGCAGATAAAGAGACTTATGATATGGAGAAGACTGCATCGGATCACTTGTTTGATTACTATCAGTTCAGTTATCAAGTGAGAGAATCACAACTGGGGTATTATTTTCTGATCTCCGATGACACGACAACTGTTGTGTATTCGGAGTCAGGGTTTTCCCAAAAATTTGATGATGAGAATGCTTATTTTCATTATTTTCAATATCCATATATCAATGAGCCAGATGTTCATAAGGTACCTGAATGGGTACATAAGGCAGTTTTTTATCAGATCTTTGTGGATCGATTTGCCAGAGGAAATGACGGTTTTCAGGCAGACTTAAGGCCTTGGGGAGAGCTGCCGGATCCACACAGCTTTTACGGTGGAGATCTTAAAGGTATTCTGGATAAGCTTGATTATCTGTGTGATCTGGGAATCAATGCTCTATATCTGACACCAATTTTTAAATCGCCGAGCAATCACAAGTACGATACTTGCGATTACCGGGAGGTAGATCCGATGTTTGGCGATAAAGAGACATTGGTCAGGCTGGTTTGTGAAGCACATAAGAGAGGAATGCGGGTGGTGCTCGATGGCGTATTCAATCACTGCAGCTGGTATTTGCCGCAGTTTCAGGATGTCCTGAGAAATGGAGACAAGTCGAAATACAAGGACTGGTTTTATATAGAAAGTTTTCCGATTACACGATATTCCGAAAAAGAGGTAAACGACTACAGCAGACCGCTTGATCTTTCAAATTTAAATTATAAAGTATTTGCCACGAGTCCGAATATGCCGAAACTTAATACAGAGAACAGGGAAATACGTCAGTATCTTCTGGATACGGTAGTCTATTGGATGCGGGAAGCAGATCTGGATGGCTGGCGTCTGGATGTATCGGATGAAGTGAGCCATGACTTTTGGCGTGAATTCCGCAAAGTAGTAAAGCAAGAGAATCCGGATACGCTGATTCTGGGCGAGAACTGGCATAATGCTTATCCTTGGCTTATCGGAGACCAGTTCGATGGTGTAATGAATTATCCATTTACAAAGTCTGCAATTGAGACATTTGCAATGGAAAGAAAAAATGCGGCTGATCTTGCAGCTGATCTGTCGGGATATCTGATGCAAAACACATGGCAGGCACAAAATGCTATGTTAAATCTTCTGGACAGTCACGATACTATGCGGTTTCTTACCTGGTGTGATTATGATGAGGAGAAGTTAAAGATGGCGTGGATGCTGATGTTTACCTACGTAGGTATGCCGTGTATCTATTACGGGGATGAGATCGGAATGTCCGGGAAGGGAGATCCGGACTGCAGGAGAACCTTTGAGTGGGATGAGAATAAATGGAATTTAGATTTGCATGAATTTGTGAAGGACCTTATTCATATACGAAAAAAAAGGAAGTCTCTTCAATATGGAGGGATCAAAATATATACTGAGGACGAGGTGTTTTATCTGTATAGGGAACATAGGGAAGAAAAAACATTAATGGTATTGAATTTGACACAGAAAACAATCGCTCTTGAGAGGGGATGGAAATGTGCCCTGACTACTAGAAAATTTGAAGACGGAAATATGAATTCGACGTCAAGTGCGATCTTTTATCTATAG